Below is a window of Nostoc sp. KVJ3 DNA.
CCTATCGGTAGTTTGAGCATCGCCAATAACCAAGTAGTTGGATCTTCTGCAATACTAAATTCTGATTTGCGCGTATACCAATTATTACTTTTAGTCTGTTTTAACTCTTGTACAAATGCTCTTAATCCTGGCATTGGCAACAAGCAACGAGCATCAGTAGCCAGAGCATCAGTGATCCGTTTAAGTTCTATTGCTTGTGTTTCTACTAAGCTCTGTTCTGCGTCACGAATTTCTTGCATTCGTGTAATGACCAACTCTTGCAAAGAAGCAATTTGTGGATCGAATTGGCTGGAATGATCTTGTACTAATTCTTCATACAAAGAAAATAGGGAATTAGAATCTGCCATAGCATTCCTCAATTTGGAAGTACAAAATATTAATAACTATTGCAGTTTGAAGCTGTTGAACCTGGTTTGATAGTTCTTTTGTACTAATATACCACTAACTCTTTCAATCGATGCTTCAACGCAAAATTATTTTTTATCCAGCAGTTGCTAGGAGGATTTTGATGCCCAACTGGAGTGCGATTGAAGCTAGTTTTTTACATCTAACCCAACCACAGCAATTGGGTGAATTAGCATCAAGTCTGGCACACTTGAAGTCTTGGGTACAAAGTAGCGGTTGTAACCAAGTTATTCCAGTATTGTTACACGAAAGTTTGTTGTATTTGTCTTTAATACAGCAAAACAGTGAAATCTATAATGTCGAATTAAACCAACTTCAAGACTTGTTACAAGATTGGCAACGCAATTGGGATACCATCAAGGAGCAATCAAGCCAAAGGTTAAGCATAGCTGATGTTGCTTCTAATTGGTCAGAACGAGTTTTAAATATGTCTGGTTTATTGAGTTCTTAATCAATTAGCCCCTAGTCTGAGCGATCGCCACTGTCATCTCTGTGTTGGAATACTTTATCATGACTCTGGTTGCACTCAACAAACATCTTTGGAACCCCAACAACTCAATCTCTTTGACAACAATACAATTACACCTAGCTATGGTAGTAAAACAGACACTCTGCTGATGAGTGCTGATGCTTTACAAGAATGGAAATCGCGCATACTGACTCATCAGCAACGGCAGCGAGAAAGCCAACCATTACAGCAGACTACACTGTTCGACCTCACTTCCAACCACTGCGATCCCAACGCAATTGACCCACTGAAGCTACACCTTGTCCCAATGTCTTTCTACAGAAAACCTGCTGATAGCTCTGGCGATGCTTGTCTATATTTTATTTTGGATTCAGCAGTTGGGTTAGTGCTATATGTTGGGGAAACTTGCCGCAGTAATAAGCGGTGGAAAGGTATTCATGACTGCAAAGAATACATTGCAAGTTACCAGAATTTGCATTCTCGGTATGGGTTGACGACGGCTGTGAATGCAGCGTTTTGGTGGGATGCTCCGGTTGACCGACGCGCACGGCAGCAGTTGGAGTTGAAGTTGATTCTAAAGTGGCGAAGTCCTTTTAACAAGGAGAATTGGGAACTGTGGGGACAGCCTTTTAACTAAATAGAAATGCTGGTTTTGCGAACTATCAAGTTAGGGGCTGGATGAGCTATGGCAACCAGAGGGAGCGTTTAGAGTGAATACTCATCAATAATAAAAAATGTTTCTCGCTTCTGACAGACTAACTTAAGAATATGTCCTCTGCTAGATTTGAAGTAACTACTTAATCAATAAAGTGAACTATATATGTGAACACAATAAGTAATAAATGAAAGTTGGCATTCAAAATACAGCAGAAATCCTGGAGCAAGTTCACCAATTAGAGTCCACACTAGGTCTGAAAAATGAAGCCTGTCGCTCCAAATTTTTAATTCATCCTTACTTCACGTCAAAAGTTTTTTTGTTTTTGCATGGTTTTACAGCAGGCCCCTACCAGTTTGAGCCGCTTGGTCAAGCCTTCTTTAACAAGGGACATAACGTTCTAATTCCTTTACAGCCCGGTCATGGACGCTCAGGAAACTGGAGTTGTAAAAATCCCCCACCACTCCCAACAGATATTCAGATATATCAACAATTTCTTCTCAAATGGTTGCAGATTGCAAAAACACTAGGCCAACAAGTTGTAATTGGTGGATTGTCAACAGGTGGAACTTTAGCTGCTTGGTTAGCTTTAGAGCATCCCCAGGAGATTGCCAGCACTTTATTATTC
It encodes the following:
- a CDS encoding GIY-YIG nuclease family protein, translated to MEPQQLNLFDNNTITPSYGSKTDTLLMSADALQEWKSRILTHQQRQRESQPLQQTTLFDLTSNHCDPNAIDPLKLHLVPMSFYRKPADSSGDACLYFILDSAVGLVLYVGETCRSNKRWKGIHDCKEYIASYQNLHSRYGLTTAVNAAFWWDAPVDRRARQQLELKLILKWRSPFNKENWELWGQPFN